In the genome of Balearica regulorum gibbericeps isolate bBalReg1 chromosome 14, bBalReg1.pri, whole genome shotgun sequence, the window ACACAGAGTGCATTTTGTAATCATTACCTGAGCTAAGGACTGATCTGCATTTCGGGGTCTGCAATTTAGAAATGGTCCAGAAACGGGGAGTGGGTGTAGGGGTGACCGTACACGTGTAAGCGTGGTGGGGGATGTACATGCCGGTCTTACTGGCAGGTGTACACAGGGcgaaaaaaaggagaagatcAGTAACAgtcagctctgcttctgctgtgtGTGGTGCACACCCTCCTGGTGGGAAGCCAACAGGTTGAAGTCCTCTTCCGGAGGCATCTTGGCTGCTGTGTATCACTGGCAATATGTGACACGCGGGCTGCCATGAGACATCCAGGAAGATGAAGGTGCTGGCTGTTTTCATTCTTGCTGACATTGAGCCCGATGAAGGTCTGATAACACGACTTCCATAAAGTTTGTCAAGTCATAAAGCGTAGCTGTGGTGCCAGGGGACCTGGTCCTGGGGAGGAAGGTTGTTCAGCCCTATGTCCTCTCCTGGTGACCAGGAGGATTTGGTGGCCACTGAGCCACCCCCATAATCTGGCCTGGGAACCTTCCTGTCCTTGTTTTGTCAGTGTTGGGAGAAAAAAGGGTGCTTACCTGCTATACCCCCTGCCAGCCAGATGGAGGAGGGATTAGGGGAAATGCATCCATCAGGGGTAATCCAGCCACAGAAATATGTGTAAGGGATGAAATAGAGGCAGTACCCAGGAACGTCCCTCAGAAGCATTGCTCCCGCGCCCCGGTATATTCCTGCTATCCCCTCTTTCTGTAGGACTGTCCTAAAGCAGTGAATTGGGCCTCGGTACACAGGAAATCCAGGAAGTGTGGGCTTTAGCTTAATGTTCGCTGCAAAAGAAGATACAACTGTTATAATAGCTATATTGCTACAGAACTCCTCTCAAAAGCCTACCGCCACCGAACAGACAGAAATCACTGccatccattttcttttgctgggaTCAACATGTagtatgggaaaaaaaagttttaagaaagaGGACTTTggtccatttttaaaagatgcttaGACACTTCAGGACAGATTTTTCTTAGATGCATTGCATGCCTCCCAATAGGTATGTGCTCAGTAAAATTTCCAAATGAGCTTAAGGCTATGTGCCCAGTTTTCATAGATTTTAACCACATCTGGTGCCAAGCTGGATCTTTGGAAGCATTGATGTCTTAGGAGTTTGGCCCTTATAATGTAGAAGACCGAGGTGCTTTTGGAAAGGACATTAGGTTGCTAACCTGCATggagacttttaaaaacagacataGTATTATTTTatcaaagcaataaaaaaagtcaatatttcACAGTTGAACACCACAACTGTAACCATGAGAAAGGTGTTTGTGAAACCACTGAAATCCAAGCTGTTCAGCTCTGAAGCTGCGCCGTCTCTCCCTTTGGCTGCGCCCGTACTCTGGTGGGGTTTGCTCCATGCTGGCAGCCTGCGATGAAATTCTGCTGCCGTCTTGAGCAGAAGCACCTCCTTCTGCCTGCAGCTTCTGGAGAGGTTACAGCTGCCCACTGCCATCCTGCCAGTGTCCCCTCCTGACCCCTCTGGCCTGCACCTGGGTACCTATAACCCTGCCCCAAATAAGCTAGCGGTTTTCAAACATACATGTgaaatttttgctttggaaCAGAGGAGGGTGGAATAACAGAGAGTGGTTTATGGGCAAATATATGCGGGACGGAGAGGTGCAGCAGTAGATGGGGAGCTGGCattgctgctggcagctgtAGTGCTGCTGGTGGGATCTCCAGGGGACCCGACAGCCCCAGGACTCGCTGTTCTGCCCCACGGCCACGTGTTGAAGGTGGCTCCCCTGGCTCCTGATCCCGAGCAGGCCTGCCCCTGTGATCCCAATCAGCTGGAAATGCCAGAGGACATCTGATCAATGTCATTGATAAAAAACCTCCCCTTGAGCTCAGCAGGATGGGGTCCATCCTGAGGTGGAAGGAAGCTTCCTACCTTGCTTCCTACGTTCGATGTACGGCTGCATTTGCATCTGCAGCCTTATCTTTACCAAGTCCACAGGAGTGCCGATGCCCACAGAGATGAACCCTGCCACCATGCTGGCCAGAGCCACGTCGGCGAGTGCTGGCGTGCGAGATGGGTCTCCGTGGCGGAGCTGGCTGAGGAGCCGTTGCGTGTTGCTGAAGACGCCGAACACCACGGAGCTGTAGACGGCGATGCTGGCCAGAGGGAAGGACATGCCTTTGAAGAAACCGGCCACCTAcccagggaagggagcaggagtTAAGACAGTAAACAGGACTGAGCAGAGTAAAGCCCAACTTTTCTATCTGGCCAGAAGTGTAAATCCAAGTATCGGATGTCTCCTAGAACCAACCACTCGCACATGCtgagcaaatgaaaattaattcatactGCTAAAGACTTGTAAAGATTGTGCAGAATACAGAATATGCTGAAAGCACAGGAACCCATGTAAAAGTCCCTCTTTTGGCCAGCTTCTTTCCTGGCATCACCGAAGTCAGCAAAATACCTGCAGTGGAGCTTTGCCAGCAGGTACAGGCAAAAGAGCCACTGTGGATGTAACACCCCGACCCATGCAGAGACGTGGACAATGATGTCATTTATCACTCCCTGCCAGGGATGTCTCTTTTCCCTATAGGAGTAACTGAGAGAGTTACCTTAGAGTTAGCAGGAGAAGGCTGTAGGAATTTGCAGTCTCAATTTCACCAACTTTATTGGTCTTCATACAACTGCTGGTGTCAACAGTGATTTTGTATAATTGCTATacgtatttatttatttatttatctatctatttgcattttctaCCAGCACTTTAAGTAAGATAAAGTACTTACAGACTCATTTCTGTACACAGTGAGAACACAGTTGAGTGTATTTCCATACCCTTGTCCAGCTTGCAAACGAGTCTGCAAAAGACATtcataaaatgcaattaaaatccAGTGCTTCCAGCCCAGTGAAAGCTCATGCTACGTAAACAACGTGTACTTTGCTTTGAGAGTGAATCCTCCAAGTAGTAAAGAAAACGGAGCAATAAAATAAGATATATGTGCATCCAACCCCCTTGAACTTTGCCAGAAGCAAGGCTAAACGGGACCTCAGAGGTCTGAAGCTTTCTGCAACATCTGGAATCGATGACTGTCAAATTGCTCTCGAGTGCAGACCGGCTCCCCTGTCCCGGCACAGTGCTCGCAGCAGACTGCTGGTGTGCGGTGCTGTCATTGGCAAGGTCCCGATTTATGTGGAAATTGGAGAGTGATCTGGTCTCCCCCGTTTGGGGACTCTCAGTGGAGGTTGGGATGCGTTGCtgaaggatggagaggagagCTCCCCGGGAGGCTTCCAGGGCCCTTCTGATCCAAGGTGGATTTTAAGGCACAGAAATTCTAAATGGAGCCAAAATAATTCAGCTCCATCTCAGAAATTCTCCATGCTTCactcaaaaatacatttttacatcatttccaacaaagacattttgtttctggaaaGCAATGGTTATATGCCTTCCAAAAAATGCCTGCAACAGCTGTAAGAAATGGCGTGTAAGTCACGACAAAGCTTATGTCATTCAACATGCTTTCCCCTTctcacacatatatatgtatatatgcaacATATATTTAGATCATCTTTCATTCAAGCTGCTcacaattttgcaataaaaaaatcctgacaagTGATGCATTTTTTGGGCTTAGAGATgtgcaaagaaatggaaaccCTGTTTGGTTTGCAGGACCTGGAGCTTCAGCAATTAATCTTGACTGAGGCCAGAGCTCATTTTTTATAGGAAGACATTCACATTGTGCTCTATCGGGGATGTTTTTAGGGAACGGGAACAGCATTTCTGGTCATATCCATCAGCATTACTGCTATCAGGAACGACAAAATGAAGCCTGGAGGGACAGTGCCCGATCCTCTCCAGGGGCTCAGCCCCGACTTACTTACACCAAGGTGAAGCAGGAATTTTATTTGGGAATTTAAAGCCCAAAGGAATGAACGTCCTCTAGAGTTTGTACCTGGGGAGAGCTTTTGGACAGCAAACAGCAGGTTGAACGACACAGTCGTTTGGCCCAGAGCCCTGCAAGAGGCTGGTCAGGGGGTGCTGCCGTGGGACCCGCCTGGGGAGCGAGAAGGACCAAAGCCCGGGCTTGCACCGGGGCTGCTCCGTGCAGCCGTCTGCCCGCACCGAGCACCGCTCTGTGCCTGGCCAGAGGCCACGGAGAAGGCGGCAGCGAAAGCAGAATATTTACTGAGCCTTTACAAACAAGCCGATACGTGAAGATGCCGGCTACAGCTCATGCAGTGCACATTGTGCAACGCAGGCAGGCCCGGGCCGTGGGGGCAGACCTGTGCACGCCGTGACTCACGTCGGGGGTGATGGGGCCGGGAGGGACCGGCAGGGAGGCTGGCAGCACCCCAAGAACCCGGGACAGGGCGACTGCGGTGCACAGCCCTGCGTTCCCTCCTGGCTTCATCTGCACGCTTAGCCCAGACGTTTCCATTTTGCCTCCACgggcttgtttttttttttcttttacacagtAACCAGGTATTTAGAAGGTcaagttaatgtattttttgaGTAACTGAAGGCAACTGGGTGCCCTCACAAGCTGTTCCTCACACAAATGCACCTTTGTCTTAACAAACAACACCCGGCACCAAAATCCCTGCTGGCATCTCTGTCAAAGTCAACAGATACCAGTATGGATCGTCCTCAGGAAACTTCTCctttctgttacattttaattagtATGATAGGGTCTCAGGTGACAcccagaaatggaagaaaggtCTGGGGAAATGAATGCAATGTGGAGGATGAAAAGTGagtaaatgtaaaattatttagagTTTTGCAAGGCTGTGGGAAAACAGCTGCTTGGGTTTGATGGAAGCTGCGCCACTGGGAAGGGGCCAGCTGAAGGAGGAGGCCTGCTTGATGGGAACCATGGTGCAGGTACCACATACTCCATCCATCCCTTCGCTCAGTCCTGCCCCCTCCTCCAGGTGGGGAAGGACCCCCCATCCCCTGGAGGCTGCAAACGCCACTGAGCTGCCCCTCAGCTGCTTTAGTGCtgtgtaaaaattctcctttccaCTTCTCTTGCCCTAAATTTGGAAAGATAACAAGGCTGCCTACTTGGTATTCCCAGGCAATGTCCAAAGCCAAAGGCAACAGAGGGGTCAGCCTGACAGTTGTCTTTATAAGCGTTGAAGGATGGGCTTGCTCTCTCTCGGCATCCAGAAACTCGATGCTTCCCAGCAGGATCCTCTCAGTTGTTGCCAAACTCCCCCAAACCTGGCAATGACGCCCTGACAGCCAGCCTGAGATGGGGATTGCCTTGGCAACCCTGGGCAGAgcctgcctgcgctgcccgtGCCCTGGCCCTGCCCATCGCTGGGATGGTGCAGGCAGCCTCGCGGCTCCTCCCGCGTGGGGTCTGCGCGCATCCTTGCACGGCGATGCTCCCGGGCCTGATCTCACCCTAGCAGCTCCAAAAGGATAGGGCTGGCAGGCCACCTCCTGACCCCAGGAGAACCGGCTGTGTGCAAGGGGATGGCTGTGATGGCTGGGGAAGGATGTGGCATGGGCTGCGCTGGACCCCGCCTCCTCCCCATCGCCCTCCAAGGATCTCTAAGGTGCAAACGAGACCACCGGCTCTTGGGTTTGCCACATCTGACAGCCCAGCAACAAGGCTTGAACCAGATCAGAGCACGTGGGCAGGGCAGCTGAAGCAACGAAAGCTGGCCAGAGATGCCTATCACACTGTAcgaaagcagaaaggaaaaaggagcaggATCTTCCTCTGTATCTCTGCGTCAGTAGGGATGGTCAGCTCAGTTGGGTCAGGCTGTACTGGTGTGTGCATGAGCTTGTCTGCATCATGCTAGCAAATATCTTCTTACATCTCTAAATACTTCCCTCTGAGGAATAATCGTCTTGCAGGAATAATAAATATTGCATCTCATAGCCCCAGGATAAAAATTTCAGCACTCTGCTCTTCCAGCATTGCCAACACTAGGAAAACACGTAAAAGTGTGcctgcagcaaaacaaatatAGTTCCCCTGTTGCCCTTTGAATACTTGTCTGTTGCAAAGTTCAATAAAACATTGTCAGAACTGTTCAATAAACCACACATTAAGTAAGGCCAGGtttaattttcagcattaaTCCTCAGCGAAGGAATTCACACGTATCAGCcaggtttttttagtttctcaTTCAAAATGCGTgttggagaggaagaaaggctaAAGtctatgaaaacatttctacCCAGGCTAAATTCCCCCTTGGGGTGATGAGGGAAGTGAAGGTCTTTTGAAGCGTCATCTAGAGAGGCCACCTCCCCGTCAGTGGGGGTTTGGGTGGTGACATGAGAGCACAGTTCAAAGAGGTTTACCTTGATCGTATCCAGGGGGTGGCCCACAACCACgctggcagctcctgggggtgaaagtaaaatattacaCAAAACATTGAAGAAGCTTTTGTGACAGGACAGGAAGCAATGGGTttacagaggaggaggagagatttCCACAGGAACAGCCGTACTGGGCCAGAGCAATGCCCAGCAGAAACACTTGTGCATCTTCCCCTGAAAACTATCCTGGACTCCATCAACTTTACATCTCAAAGGCATCCGagcaagaggaggaggtggtgtaTTTGTATGAGCTGTCCATGAGCAACCCCACTCGTACTCTTGTACGCTCATGCAAATATTTAGCCTTGAAATGGTGAGATTCAGGTTAGACACAGGGAAATGCTTTCTTCTGGCTCAGATAGCGATGCACTAGAGCCAAATGCTGATGGGTACTGTGAACCCCCATCCTTTCCTGTTGTAAGAGCAGTTTATAGCGATACCTGTCAGGGATGATTCAGATAAAGAGGCTCCTGCTCTGCATCGATCTCTGCAGTCCCATCCAGCCTTGTTCCCCATGGTTCTCTGGGAGAAACCGGCCCATTCCACCCCACTGTCCTGCCCATCTCCCCATGCCACTTGCTGCCAGGAGCCACTGCGGTGGGGCAGAGCACGGCTTGGTTTCCCCCTTCTCCAGGAGGATGGAGCAACCTGTGTCCAGGATATGTTTTTGTGTGCTTATAGCAAACAACACTGGCAGTTTTCAGGGTGTTTGTGGAGATGGTGGGTAGTTTGTGCTGCTTCCACATCTGCAGGTCTCTGTGCAAACCAGTGTCCCCAAACGCTTTAGAGACTACATGGAATTTCTCACTTGTAGTGGATTAAGACTGAGAAGACCATCATGTCCTTGGGCAACACATTATGACTTTACTCAAAAGTGTGTTATAAAATGTCCCCTCTCCTCCTGGACCTCGACCTGAGACCACCTGTGGTCCAGCGCTATGCATGAAAACTGCCCGCTGCCGCTGAGTGCTGGTGGCTCTTCGCTGCCCAGACACCCTGTCCCACCCCCGGGGGTGTGCGGCGAGAGGACGGGATCAGCGGGGCAGAGCGAGCGACTGCATCCTGCACCGCCACTACAGGCTGCAAAGAGCCAAACATCAGCTGCTCCAGTAACCCTTTGGCAGAagttctgggggttttttagagTCAGCTAACCTATTAACCTCGTCTGGCCGGTCAGGATCCGTGAGCCATCTCACACCCCCTTCCCGAGCCTGGGCACAGCTCTGGTCTGCGGCTGCCACGATTGCCCCTCGGTCCTGCCGGTGCTGCACCCCGTCCCGGGGCAGCTTGGCCGTGCACCTTATCTGCTGCTAAACCCAGCGGCGACTTTCCGTTCTGTCAGGATCCTGAATCACCGGTGTCTCTAGAGACCCTCGcggtttcttttctttctgggatCTATTTTCCCGCTGTTTGCAATCAGCATGTTCACCAGACCGGATCGATACCCCTCCCTGCcatcccccccatccctctTTGCCCTCCGGGGATCGCGGGGGTCAGAGCCGGGCGGTGCCGCTCCCGGGGGTGTGTGCGGCCGGGGGACCCCGGGTTGGCTGCTGCGAGCCCCGGCACCTCCCGGCCGAGCCCGGCGGAGCTTCCAGCCGTGAGAGCAAGGAAGGGAGAgccggcgggggccgggggcgtGCGGGGTGGTTGTGGCAGCCgccccccacctccctgggcGGACAGCAGCATCACGCGTCCTGACACTTCAGTTTTAAGTATCCCGCCTGTGGAAATTTGATTAAACTGCACTTCTGagccaaagcaaagcaaaccgCGTACCGCTGGTTCGAGCACGCCGGTCGGAGCCACGGACCGTAGGTGACACGGAGGATTTTATTCCCACGCACGCTCCTGTGtgtgtcacccccccccccccgctgccttTCCCCTCGAGTCCACCGCACCACTTACCGCCCACCCAGCCCGCCGCGAAGtcctgcagctggaggctgCCCATGCTGCGCCGCCGAGCCCGTCCCCCGGGCCGGGGATCCCGCCGAGCAGGGGATCCCGCCGGGAGGGGGGGGAGTCCCTGCCGAGCAGAGTGTCCCACCGGGCAGGGGGTCCTCTCTGATCAAGGGTCCCCACCGGGCAGGGGTCCCCGCCGGACAGGGGTCCCCACCGGGCGACAAGGGTCCCCGCCGGACAGGGGTCCCCGCCGGCCGCTCTCCCCGCGGCAGCCCCGGCGCCCGCCGCAC includes:
- the SLC25A48 gene encoding solute carrier family 25 member 48 isoform X1; protein product: MGSLQLQDFAAGWVGGAASVVVGHPLDTIKTRLQAGQGYGNTLNCVLTVYRNESVAGFFKGMSFPLASIAVYSSVVFGVFSNTQRLLSQLRHGDPSRTPALADVALASMVAGFISVGIGTPVDLVKIRLQMQMQPYIEPNIKLKPTLPGFPVYRGPIHCFRTVLQKEGIAGIYRGAGAMLLRDVPGYCLYFIPYTYFCGWITPDGCISPNPSSIWLAGGIAGAISWGTATPMDVVKSRLQADGVYLNKYKGTLDCILQSYQNEGLKRCQEDLKVSYFPEPNQQCGVGEGSAALTEDSAPAPMASAFSSATDLVPGGLKKLQQLNQIQGPFSYNIFLSVV
- the SLC25A48 gene encoding solute carrier family 25 member 48 isoform X2, producing MGSLQLQDFAAGWVGGAASVVVGHPLDTIKTRLQAGQGYGNTLNCVLTVYRNESVAGFFKGMSFPLASIAVYSSVVFGVFSNTQRLLSQLRHGDPSRTPALADVALASMVAGFISVGIGTPVDLVKIRLQMQMQPYIEPNIKLKPTLPGFPVYRGPIHCFRTVLQKEGIAGIYRGAGAMLLRDVPGYCLYFIPYTYFCGWITPDGCISPNPSSIWLAGGIAGAISWGTATPMDVVKSRLQADGVYLNKYKGTLDCILQSYQNEGLKDTDLLLCQCSGRSDLPSVPRSPAPCMLEWEKPTSDHRCSQSPTFLR
- the SLC25A48 gene encoding solute carrier family 25 member 48 isoform X3, with translation MGSLQLQDFAAGWVGGAASVVVGHPLDTIKTRLQAGQGYGNTLNCVLTVYRNESVAGFFKGMSFPLASIAVYSSVVFGVFSNTQRLLSQLRHGDPSRTPALADVALASMVAGFISVGIGTPVDLVKIRLQMQMQPYIEPNIKLKPTLPGFPVYRGPIHCFRTVLQKEGIAGIYRGAGAMLLRDVPGYCLYFIPYTYFCGWITPDGCISPNPSSIWLAGGIAGAISWGTATPMDVVKSRLQADGVYLNKYKGTLDCILQSYQNEGLKVFFRGITVNAVRGFPMSSAMFLGYELSLKAMKRDQTETNP
- the SLC25A48 gene encoding solute carrier family 25 member 48 isoform X4 gives rise to the protein MGSLQLQDFAAGWVGGAASVVVGHPLDTIKTRLQAGQGYGNTLNCVLTVYRNESVAGFFKGMSFPLASIAVYSSVVFGVFSNTQRLLSQLRHGDPSRTPALADVALASMVAGFISVGIGTPVDLVKIRLQMQMQPYIEPNIKLKPTLPGFPVYRGPIHCFRTVLQKEGIAGIYRGAGAMLLRDVPGYCLYFIPYTYFCGWITPDGCISPNPSSIWLAGGIAGAISWGTATPMDVVKSRLQADGVYLNKYKGTLDCILQSYQNEGLKDSFQRDRAHPSARLTGRRLKLLEEIFEA
- the SLC25A48 gene encoding solute carrier family 25 member 48 isoform X5, producing MGSLQLQDFAAGWVGGAASVVVGHPLDTIKTRLQAGQGYGNTLNCVLTVYRNESVAGFFKGMSFPLASIAVYSSVVFGVFSNTQRLLSQLRHGDPSRTPALADVALASMVAGFISVGIGTPVDLVKIRLQMQMQPYIEPNIKLKPTLPGFPVYRGPIHCFRTVLQKEGIAGIYRGAGAMLLRDVPGYCLYFIPYTYFCGWITPDGCISPNPSSIWLAGGIAGAISWGTATPMDVVKSRLQADGVYLNKYKGTLDCILQSYQNEGLKPSRDLLEVSC